A genomic stretch from Chitinophagaceae bacterium includes:
- a CDS encoding integration host factor subunit beta encodes MRKADLVNQISEKTGIPKVDVLVTLETMFKEVKDSLSAGQNIYIRGFGSFITKKRAAKIGRNIKRNTAVHIPEHYIPAFKPAKEFVQEVKSQFKGS; translated from the coding sequence ATGAGAAAAGCAGATCTGGTGAATCAAATTTCAGAAAAAACGGGGATTCCAAAGGTTGATGTACTTGTTACGCTTGAAACCATGTTTAAAGAAGTAAAAGATTCTTTATCAGCCGGGCAGAACATTTATATCAGGGGTTTTGGAAGCTTCATAACCAAAAAAAGAGCAGCCAAGATTGGACGGAATATCAAGCGAAATACAGCTGTTCACATTCCTGAACATTATATTCCGGCTTTTAAACCAGCCAAAGAATTTGTACAGGAAGTGAAAAGCCAGTTTAAGGGAAGTTAA
- a CDS encoding tetratricopeptide repeat protein has product MTAVFLLFFFGRTVPKKEDNHDHKPAAATPPQAQTETLDFTTMLGLAKKRLTPSQLQKVTEWENSVVRGDVKNQQIQVYKKLSAFWMDSIGAFVPYAKYLAESAKLENSEKNLTFAAHLFLGELQTVQEQPLKVWMAKEAKELFEKALELNSGNDSTKIGLGSTYFFGAAGNEPPMKGIGLIREAVEKDPNNAFAHYMLGVGSFVSGQWPKAIERFEKVLTLEPQNLEAMIRLADAYEQNGDKKNAKKWFLQFAQTVKELEAQKKFRSNPEMMKQIEEHIKIL; this is encoded by the coding sequence ATCACAGCAGTTTTTCTTTTATTCTTTTTTGGACGTACAGTTCCAAAGAAAGAAGATAACCACGATCATAAACCTGCGGCGGCAACCCCTCCACAAGCTCAAACAGAGACGCTTGACTTTACAACCATGCTGGGGTTAGCTAAAAAGAGACTGACTCCTTCCCAACTGCAAAAAGTAACAGAATGGGAAAACTCAGTGGTAAGAGGCGACGTAAAAAATCAACAGATCCAGGTTTACAAAAAGCTGTCAGCCTTCTGGATGGATTCAATTGGAGCCTTTGTTCCCTACGCAAAATATCTTGCAGAATCTGCTAAGTTGGAAAATTCGGAGAAAAACCTCACCTTTGCTGCCCATTTGTTTTTAGGAGAACTTCAAACCGTACAGGAACAACCCTTAAAAGTTTGGATGGCCAAAGAGGCAAAGGAGTTATTTGAAAAGGCTTTAGAACTGAATTCCGGTAACGATTCCACCAAAATCGGCCTTGGCAGTACTTATTTCTTTGGAGCTGCCGGCAATGAGCCGCCAATGAAAGGAATTGGGTTGATACGGGAAGCAGTAGAAAAAGATCCTAATAATGCATTTGCACATTATATGCTTGGAGTTGGTTCTTTTGTAAGCGGGCAATGGCCAAAGGCAATTGAACGTTTTGAAAAAGTATTGACACTTGAACCGCAAAATCTGGAAGCCATGATACGGCTGGCAGATGCTTACGAGCAGAATGGAGATAAGAAAAATGCAAAAAAATGGTTCCTGCAGTTTGCGCAAACAGTTAAAGAACTGGAAGCACAAAAGAAATTTCGCAGTAACCCGGAAATGATGAAGCAGATAGAAGAACACATTAAGATATTATAA